In Insulibacter thermoxylanivorax, the following are encoded in one genomic region:
- the uvrA gene encoding excinuclease ABC subunit UvrA — translation MARDHIVIKGARAHNLKNINLTIPRDKLIVVTGISGSGKSSLAFDTIYAEGQRRYVESLSAYARQFLGQMDKPDVDSIEGLSPAISIDQKTTSRNPRSTVGTVTEIYDYLRLLFARIGRPHCPVHGIEITSQTVDQMVDRLMEYPERTRMQILAPVVSGRKGEHVKLLEDIHKQGYVRVRVNGELMDLGEPIKLDKNKKHSIEVVVDRIVIKEDIQSRLTDSLEQALKLGGGRVLIDVIGEEELMFNANLSCPECGFSMEELSPRMFSFNSPYGACPSCDGLGSKMVVDPDLLVPDPSRSIEDGAFEAWAGSTSTYYPQLLASACRHFNIPTDVPVSELTKEQMNIILYGSKGEKITFRYENEFGRSREAEVPFEGIINNLERRYRESPSDSIREYIEQYMSTSPCEACKGKRLRPEVLAVTINGYNIAHVTDLSIEEADRFFNNLQLNDKEAMIANQILKEIRSRLGFLNNVGLNYLTLSRSAGTLSGGEAQRIRLATQIGSSLMGVLYILDEPSIGLHQRDNERLIRALEDMRDLGNTLIVVEHDEDTMLAADYLIDIGPGAGIHGGEVVAQGTPQEVMAHPTSLTAAYLSGRKFIPLPEKRRKPNGKWIEIRGAKENNLKNINVKIPLGVFVCVTGVSGSGKSTLVNEILYKALAKELNRAKQKPGQFKEIKGLEHLDKVVDIDQSPIGRTPRSNPATYTGVFDDIRDVFASANEAKIRGYKKGRFSFNVRGGRCEACKGDGIIKIEMHFLPDVYVPCEVCKGLRYNRETLEVRYKGKNIADVLNMTVEDAVEFFKNIPRIHRKLQTLYDVGLGYMKLGQSSTTMSGGEAQRVKLAAELYRRSTGKTFYILDEPTTGLHFEDVNRLLNVLHRLVENGDTVLVIEHNLDVIKTADYIIDLGPEGGHNGGTVIGTGTPEELVENERSYTGKYLKPILERDRERMRKLAEAAAEDKAETDAETEAEAEAEATNVH, via the coding sequence TTGGCAAGAGACCATATCGTAATCAAAGGGGCAAGGGCCCATAATCTGAAGAATATCAACTTAACGATTCCCCGCGACAAGTTGATCGTCGTGACAGGCATCAGCGGTTCCGGCAAGTCTTCACTTGCCTTCGATACGATCTATGCAGAGGGACAACGGCGTTATGTCGAGTCCCTGTCGGCGTATGCCCGGCAATTCCTCGGTCAGATGGATAAGCCGGATGTCGATTCGATCGAGGGGTTGTCGCCGGCGATCTCCATTGACCAGAAGACGACGAGCCGCAACCCCCGCTCGACCGTCGGCACCGTCACGGAGATCTACGATTACCTGCGCTTGCTGTTCGCACGGATCGGCCGGCCGCACTGTCCAGTGCACGGCATCGAGATCACGTCGCAGACCGTTGACCAGATGGTGGACCGGCTGATGGAATATCCGGAGCGGACACGCATGCAGATCCTGGCTCCTGTCGTATCTGGGCGTAAGGGTGAACACGTGAAACTCCTGGAGGATATTCACAAGCAGGGATATGTCCGTGTGCGGGTGAACGGCGAGCTTATGGATCTCGGCGAACCGATCAAACTCGACAAGAACAAGAAGCACTCGATCGAGGTTGTAGTGGACCGTATCGTGATAAAGGAAGATATCCAGTCGCGGCTGACGGATTCCCTGGAACAGGCGTTGAAGCTGGGCGGCGGACGCGTGCTGATCGATGTCATCGGTGAGGAAGAACTGATGTTCAACGCGAACCTCTCCTGCCCGGAGTGCGGATTCAGCATGGAGGAGCTTTCGCCGCGGATGTTTTCCTTTAACAGTCCCTACGGTGCTTGTCCGTCATGCGACGGCTTGGGCAGCAAGATGGTCGTCGACCCCGACCTGCTTGTCCCGGATCCCTCGCGCTCGATCGAGGATGGTGCCTTCGAAGCTTGGGCGGGCAGTACATCGACCTATTATCCGCAGCTGCTCGCTTCGGCCTGCCGTCATTTCAACATTCCGACGGATGTGCCGGTCAGCGAACTGACGAAGGAGCAGATGAACATCATCCTCTACGGTTCGAAGGGCGAGAAGATCACTTTCCGATATGAGAATGAATTCGGCCGCTCCCGTGAGGCGGAGGTTCCCTTCGAAGGAATCATCAATAATTTAGAGCGGCGCTATCGCGAATCGCCTTCGGACAGCATCCGCGAGTATATCGAACAATATATGAGCACAAGCCCTTGTGAGGCTTGTAAGGGCAAGCGGCTCAGACCTGAGGTTCTCGCCGTTACGATCAATGGGTATAACATCGCCCATGTGACGGATTTGTCGATTGAGGAAGCGGACCGGTTCTTCAACAATCTGCAGCTGAATGACAAAGAGGCCATGATCGCGAACCAGATCTTGAAGGAGATCCGTTCACGCTTAGGGTTCCTGAATAACGTCGGTCTGAACTACCTGACGCTCAGCCGTTCGGCGGGGACGTTATCCGGCGGGGAAGCCCAGCGGATTCGGCTCGCAACGCAGATCGGTTCCAGCTTGATGGGCGTGCTCTATATCTTGGATGAACCGAGCATCGGTCTGCATCAGCGGGACAATGAACGGTTGATCCGAGCATTGGAGGATATGCGCGATCTGGGCAATACGCTGATCGTCGTAGAGCATGACGAGGATACGATGCTGGCTGCGGATTATCTGATCGACATTGGACCCGGGGCGGGCATCCACGGCGGGGAAGTCGTCGCACAGGGGACGCCGCAGGAGGTGATGGCGCATCCCACTTCGCTGACGGCGGCCTACCTCAGCGGACGCAAGTTCATTCCGCTGCCGGAAAAGCGGAGGAAGCCGAACGGCAAATGGATCGAGATCCGCGGTGCGAAGGAGAACAACCTCAAGAACATCAACGTGAAGATTCCGCTCGGCGTGTTCGTATGTGTAACCGGGGTGTCCGGCTCCGGCAAGAGTACCTTGGTCAATGAGATTCTCTATAAGGCGCTGGCCAAGGAATTAAACCGCGCCAAGCAGAAACCGGGCCAATTCAAGGAGATCAAGGGATTGGAACATCTTGATAAGGTCGTTGATATCGATCAGTCGCCGATCGGCCGCACACCGCGCTCTAACCCTGCCACTTATACCGGAGTATTCGATGATATCCGCGATGTCTTCGCGTCCGCCAATGAAGCGAAGATCCGCGGTTACAAGAAGGGCCGTTTCAGCTTCAATGTCCGCGGCGGACGATGCGAAGCGTGCAAGGGTGACGGGATCATCAAGATTGAGATGCATTTCCTGCCCGATGTCTATGTTCCTTGCGAAGTATGCAAAGGCTTGAGGTACAACCGCGAGACGCTGGAAGTTCGCTACAAGGGCAAGAACATCGCCGATGTTCTGAATATGACCGTCGAGGATGCGGTGGAATTCTTCAAGAATATCCCGCGCATTCATCGCAAGCTGCAGACCTTGTATGATGTCGGTCTTGGCTACATGAAGCTGGGTCAGTCGTCCACGACGATGTCGGGAGGCGAGGCGCAGCGCGTCAAGCTGGCCGCGGAGTTGTACCGGCGCAGCACGGGCAAGACCTTCTACATCCTGGATGAACCGACGACGGGGCTGCATTTTGAGGATGTGAACCGCCTGTTGAATGTTCTGCACCGGTTGGTGGAGAACGGGGATACCGTGCTCGTCATCGAGCATAACCTCGACGTGATCAAGACCGCCGATTACATCATCGATCTGGGACCGGAGGGCGGTCATAACGGGGGAACGGTGATCGGCACCGGCACGCCTGAAGAACTGGTCGAGAATGAGCGGTCGTATACAGGCAAATATCTGAAGCCAATCCTGGAACGCGATCGCGAACGCATGCGCAAACTGGCCGAGGCTGCAGCTGAAGATAAAGCTGAAACTGATGCTGAGACTGAGGCTGAAGCTGAAGCTGAAGCGACGAACGTGCATTGA